Proteins from one Brevibacillus humidisoli genomic window:
- a CDS encoding superoxide dismutase, which produces MAHQLPPLPYAFDALEPHIDAQTMEIHHDRHHATYVNNLNAALEGQADLQSKSIEDLIGNLDAVPESIRTAVRNNGGGHANHTLFWEILSPNGGGAPSGALADAINAAFGSFDNFKAEFAKAATTRFGSGWAWLVVDNGKLAVTSTPNQDSPLMEGKTPILGLDVWEHAYYLKYQNKRPDYIGAFWNVVNWDEVSKRFEAAR; this is translated from the coding sequence ATGGCTCATCAACTGCCACCACTGCCCTATGCTTTTGACGCACTGGAACCGCATATCGATGCACAAACGATGGAGATCCACCACGATCGCCACCACGCCACATACGTAAACAATCTGAACGCTGCATTGGAAGGTCAGGCTGACCTGCAGTCCAAATCAATCGAAGATCTGATCGGCAACCTGGATGCCGTTCCGGAATCGATCCGCACTGCCGTTCGCAACAACGGTGGCGGACACGCTAACCACACCTTGTTCTGGGAAATCCTCAGTCCAAATGGTGGGGGTGCTCCGAGCGGCGCACTGGCTGACGCGATCAATGCCGCGTTCGGCAGCTTCGACAACTTCAAAGCCGAGTTCGCCAAAGCGGCTACCACTCGTTTCGGCTCCGGCTGGGCCTGGTTGGTTGTTGACAATGGCAAACTGGCCGTTACCTCTACGCCAAACCAAGACAGCCCGCTGATGGAAGGCAAGACGCCGATTCTCGGACTGGACGTATGGGAGCACGCTTACTACCTGAAGTATCAAAACAAGCGTCCTGACTACATCGGCGCTTTCTGGAATGTCGTCAACTGGGACGAAGTGAGCAAGCGCTTCGAAGCTGCTCGCTAA